In one Drosophila pseudoobscura strain MV-25-SWS-2005 chromosome X, UCI_Dpse_MV25, whole genome shotgun sequence genomic region, the following are encoded:
- the LOC4815595 gene encoding dnaJ homolog subfamily C member 25 homolog — protein sequence MRIQAACLLALVALPTLCLGLLEGLYCGKEDCYDVLGVTRESSKSEIGKAYRLLARKYHPDLHRGVEAKALAEEQFKLIATAYEILRDEESRNDYDYMLDNPDAYYAHYYRYYRRRVAPKVDVRIVIVVVLTIISVIQYYSGWQRYDSAIKYFATVPKYRNQALDIARDEIQERIQKKGKNRMSKTDQKEELERIIRKVIEEKMDVQGGYAKPTLWDVLWVQLLICPYTILSFIVWHGQWFWRYTILKQPYGRDQKLYLVRRYLKMGQHQFNAQDDKQIEEYLHLELWKRDNFEAWKAEQDEEMKKKLAENPRYKAYRRYMKNHGPGRITFED from the coding sequence ATGCGTATCCAAGCTGCCTGTCTGTTGGCCCTGGTGGCGCTGCCAACGCTGTGTCTGGGCCTGCTCGAGGGTCTGTACTGCGGCAAGGAGGACTGCTACGATGTGCTCGGCGTGACACGTGAGTCGTCCAAGTCGGAGATTGGCAAGGCCTACCGCTTGCTGGCGCGCAAGTATCATCCGGATCTGCATCGCGGCGTCGAGGCCAAGGCCCTCGCGGAGGAGCAGTTCAAGCTAATAGCCACTGCATACGAGATCCTGCGCGACGAGGAGTCGCGCAATGACTACGACTATATGCTGGACAACCCGGATGCGTACTATGCGCATTACTATCGCTACTACCGCCGCCGCGTGGCGCCTAAGGTGGATGTGCGCATTGTGATCGTGGTGGTGCTGACAATTATTTCGGTGATACAGTACTATTCCGGCTGGCAGCGCTACGACTCGGCCATCAAGTACTTTGCCACGGTGCCCAAGTACCGCAACCAGGCGCTGGACATTGCCCGCGACGAGATCCAGGAACGCATCCAGAAGAAGGGCAAGAACCGCATGTCCAAGACCGACcagaaggaggagctggagcgcATCATACGCAAGGTCATCGAGGAGAAGATGGACGTGCAGGGCGGCTACGCAAAGCCCACGCTGTGGGACGTCCTCTGGGTGCAGCTGCTCATCTGCCCCTACACGATTCTCTCGTTCATCGTGTGGCATGGCCAGTGGTTTTGGCGCTACACGATCCTCAAGCAGCCGTACGGACGCGATCAGAAGCTATATCTGGTGCGGCGCTACTTGAAGATGGGCCAGCATCAGTTCAATGCGCAGGACGACAAACAGATCGAGGAGTATCTGCATCTGGAGCTGTGGAAGCGCGACAACTTCGAGGCGTGGAAGGCCGAACAGGACGAGGAGATGAAGAAGAAGCTGGCGGAGAATCCACGCTACAAGGCCTACAGGCGCTACATGAAGAACCATGGCCCCGGACGCATCACCTTCGAGGATTAG
- the LOC4815594 gene encoding UPF0454 protein C12orf49 homolog isoform X2, translating to MWPAALTRLLRRRIIYIILVLLLLMCIIWGNLLDRGAFSGLHYDDFEVQRTRPLLWTQQLLAPEQHINRTRDTELRCRNSVQGRQLLTDERGFVCLREQALPSGCCNLEMPGIGYYSCRTCNATTSCCRLYEYCVSCCLHPDKQPLLERVLQSAHTPKYIYASVADHFELCLVKCRTNSHSVEHENKYRDGKAKHCYGITEAHESQRDVAPPAVHS from the exons ATGTGGCCAGCCGCACTTACACGCCTGCTGAGAAGACGCATCATATACATAAttcttgtgctgctgctgcttatgtGCATTATCTGGGGCAACCTTTTGGATCGA GGCGCCTTTAGTGGTCTGCACTATGACGACTTTGAGGTGCAGCGCACGCGCCCGCTCCTCTGGACGCAGCAGCTTTTGGCGCCAGAACAGCACATCAATCGTACTCGGGACACGGAACTGCGGTGCCGCAACTCGGTGCAGGGCCGCCAACTGCTCACCGACGAGCGCGGCTTTGTGTGCCTGCGAGAGCAGGCCCTCCCCAGCGGCTGCTGCAACCTGGAGATGCCCGGAATCGGCTACTATAGCTGTCGCACCTGCAACGCCAccaccagctgctgccgcctgtACGAGTACTGCGTGTCTTGTTGCCTGCATCCCGACAAGCAGCCACTCCTCGAACGGGTGCTGCAGTCAGCCCACACACCCAAATACATCTATGCCAGTGTGGCAGATCACTTCGAGCTGTGTCTCGTCAAGTGCCGCACCAACTCGCACTCTGTGGAGCACGAGAACAAGTACCGCGACGGTAAAGCCAAGCACTGCTACGGCATCACCGAGGCTCACGAGTCGCAGCGTGACGTGGCCCCCCCGGCTGTCCACAGCTAG
- the LOC4815594 gene encoding UPF0454 protein C12orf49 homolog isoform X1: protein MWPAALTRLLRRRIIYIILVLLLLMCIIWGNLLDRQGAFSGLHYDDFEVQRTRPLLWTQQLLAPEQHINRTRDTELRCRNSVQGRQLLTDERGFVCLREQALPSGCCNLEMPGIGYYSCRTCNATTSCCRLYEYCVSCCLHPDKQPLLERVLQSAHTPKYIYASVADHFELCLVKCRTNSHSVEHENKYRDGKAKHCYGITEAHESQRDVAPPAVHS from the exons ATGTGGCCAGCCGCACTTACACGCCTGCTGAGAAGACGCATCATATACATAAttcttgtgctgctgctgcttatgtGCATTATCTGGGGCAACCTTTTGGATCGA CAGGGCGCCTTTAGTGGTCTGCACTATGACGACTTTGAGGTGCAGCGCACGCGCCCGCTCCTCTGGACGCAGCAGCTTTTGGCGCCAGAACAGCACATCAATCGTACTCGGGACACGGAACTGCGGTGCCGCAACTCGGTGCAGGGCCGCCAACTGCTCACCGACGAGCGCGGCTTTGTGTGCCTGCGAGAGCAGGCCCTCCCCAGCGGCTGCTGCAACCTGGAGATGCCCGGAATCGGCTACTATAGCTGTCGCACCTGCAACGCCAccaccagctgctgccgcctgtACGAGTACTGCGTGTCTTGTTGCCTGCATCCCGACAAGCAGCCACTCCTCGAACGGGTGCTGCAGTCAGCCCACACACCCAAATACATCTATGCCAGTGTGGCAGATCACTTCGAGCTGTGTCTCGTCAAGTGCCGCACCAACTCGCACTCTGTGGAGCACGAGAACAAGTACCGCGACGGTAAAGCCAAGCACTGCTACGGCATCACCGAGGCTCACGAGTCGCAGCGTGACGTGGCCCCCCCGGCTGTCCACAGCTAG
- the LOC4815446 gene encoding probable isoaspartyl peptidase/L-asparaginase GA20639, whose protein sequence is MPRPVLLIHGGAGDIPDSRIAGKFKGIKEALRCAWGSLVPASGAKGSALDAVETAVRSMELDENFNAGYGSCLNTDGQVEMEASLMEGRDLRAGCVTLLRDVMHPITVARRLMEKQRHTFIGGEAAQELALSTGSERLPANALVTEGARFTLQQFKEQLSQGKDPFFARTELAAEQKTDPSGETVGAVAMDQDGQIVVGTSTGGITGKWPGRIGDTPILGSGTYADNARGGVSTTGHGETIMRYNLAQRILAAIEHKGMSAQAAADQECREMTRRIGGTGGAIVVGHAGDLGISFTSQRMAWGYIQDDTIFYGIEGQVVHQEPLS, encoded by the coding sequence ATGCCACGCCCAGTGCTGCTGATACACGGAGGAGCCGGGGACATTCCGGACTCGCGCATCGCTGGCAAGTTCAAGGGCATCAAGGAGGCGCTGCGCTGTGCTTGGGGCAGCCTGGTGCCGGCCAGTGGGGCGAAGGGCAGCGCCCTGGACGCCGTCGAGACGGCGGTGCGCAGCATGGAGCTGGACGAGAACTTCAATGCCGGCTACGGCTCCTGCTTGAACACCGACGGGCAGGTGGAGATGGAGGCCAGTCTAATGGAAGGGCGGGATCTGCGCGCCGGCTGCGTCACTCTGCTGCGGGACGTGATGCACCCGATCACGGTGGCGCGTCGTCTCATGGAGAAACAGCGGCACACGTTCATCGGCGGCGAGGCGGCCCAGGAGCTGGCCCTGTCCACGGGCAGCGAGCGGCTGCCAGCGAACGCCTTGGTCACGGAGGGGGCCCGCTTCACGCTGCAACAATTCAAGGAGCAGCTGAGCCAGGGCAAGGATCCCTTCTTCGCCCGCACAGAGCTGGCCGCTGAGCAGAAGACCgaccccagcggagagacggtGGGCGCTGTGGCCATGGACCAGGATGGCCAAATTGTTGTCGGCACCTCAACCGGCGGCATCACGGGCAAGTGGCCCGGTCGCATTGGCGACACGCCCATCCTGGGCAGCGGCACCTATGCGGACAACGCCAGGGGCGGCGTTTCCACCACCGGCCATGGCGAGACAATCATGCGATACAATCTGGCCCAGCGCATCCTGGCCGCCATCGAGCACAAGGGCATGTCCGCCCAGGCGGCGGCAGACCAGGAGTGTCGCGAGATGACCAGACGCATCGGTGGCACGGGCGGCGCCATCGTTGTGGGCCATGCCGGGGATCTGGGCATCAGCTTTACATCGCAACGCATGGCCTGGGGCTACATACAGGACGACACCATCTTCTACGGCATCGAGGGCCAGGTGGTACACCAGGAGCCGCTCTCTTAG
- the LOC6902294 gene encoding uncharacterized protein produces the protein MAPKNRISRVPAAVAAGRPSDGKLSVGTQTGIQICVAPSRVPTRPKIITGKDQLSMIRRGVKRASQPKNFLIVPKERFITARALVAGTIPPPLANEKACQATPVGKELKIPKPKAVASFRPRQIPPIPPIPPIPPMEETLKESAHNKDVKRLKYLMEIVNADKPPNWSLASDMWREIDFLEDRIDAYQKQEPANRAQK, from the coding sequence ATGGCACCAAAGAATCGCATTTCAAGGGTGCCCGCTGCAGTCGCGGCCGGTCGGCCGTCCGATGGGAAGCTGTCGGTAGGCACCCAGACCGGGATTCAGATCTGCGTGGCTCCCAGTCGGGTGCCAACGCGTCCCAAAATTATCACCGGCAAGGACCAGCTGAGCATGATACGCCGTGGCGTGAAGCGGGCCAGCCAGCCGAAGAACTTCCTTATTGTACCCAAAGAACGTTTCATCACTGCTCGCGCATTGGTCGCAGGGACTATTCCCCCGCCTTTGGCCAACGAGAAGGCCTGCCAAGCAACACCGGTCGGCAAGGAATTGAAGATTCCAAAGCCAAAGGCCGTGGCTTCGTTCAGGCCACGGCAGATTCCCCCGATACCACCAATACCCCCAATACCCCCGATGGAGGAAACGCTCAAAGAGAGCGCCCATAACAAGGATGTGAAGCGCTTGAAATACCTGATGGAAATTGTGAATGCCGATAAGCCACCAAACTGGAGCTTGGCCTCGGACATGTGGCGGGAGATTGATTTCCTGGAGGATCGTATCGACGCGTATCAGAAACAAGAACCGGCAAACAGAGCACAAAAGTAA